A section of the Citrobacter farmeri genome encodes:
- a CDS encoding GRP family sugar transporter, producing MFIVESYSVAIIMCFITMICWGSWANTTKLVSNKKWEFPLFYWDYSIGLLLCSLLFAFTLGSLGEAGRSFIPDIQQASSSSLLSAILAGIIFNISNILLVASINLAGMAVAFPVGVGLALALGVITTYIGNPQGDPLILFLGVACVVVAIIFTAVAYGRVTQESDKSRRNKGLITAILAGIIMGWFFRFLADSMSDNFSQPASGLMTPYSALVLFALGLFLSNFVLNTLVMKKPISGEPVNGKMYFSGSLRDHVCGWLGGMIWCVGLAFSLIASGQAGYAISYGLGQGATMIAVIWGVFIWREFASAPAGTNKLLLTMFISYIVGIVLIIAANQ from the coding sequence ATGTTTATCGTGGAATCGTATTCTGTCGCCATAATAATGTGTTTTATCACCATGATTTGCTGGGGTTCATGGGCTAATACCACCAAACTGGTAAGCAATAAAAAATGGGAGTTTCCGCTTTTCTATTGGGATTATTCAATTGGATTATTACTGTGTTCCTTGTTATTTGCCTTCACTCTGGGTTCTTTAGGTGAAGCCGGGCGCAGCTTTATACCTGATATTCAGCAGGCGAGCAGCAGTAGTCTGCTGTCGGCAATACTGGCAGGGATTATCTTCAATATCTCCAATATTCTTCTGGTGGCTTCTATTAATCTTGCCGGTATGGCGGTGGCCTTCCCTGTGGGTGTGGGGCTGGCACTGGCTCTGGGGGTTATCACCACCTATATCGGCAATCCGCAGGGCGATCCGCTCATTCTGTTCCTCGGTGTCGCCTGCGTCGTGGTCGCCATTATTTTCACCGCGGTGGCTTATGGTCGGGTCACCCAGGAGTCTGACAAATCCCGTCGTAACAAAGGTCTCATCACCGCCATTCTGGCGGGTATCATCATGGGATGGTTTTTCCGCTTCCTGGCGGACTCCATGTCTGACAATTTCAGCCAGCCCGCAAGCGGTCTGATGACGCCATACTCCGCGCTTGTCCTGTTTGCTTTGGGGCTGTTTCTGTCAAACTTTGTCCTTAACACGCTGGTCATGAAAAAACCGATTTCAGGAGAACCGGTTAACGGGAAAATGTATTTCTCCGGTAGTTTACGGGACCATGTTTGCGGTTGGCTGGGCGGTATGATTTGGTGTGTTGGTCTGGCATTTAGTCTGATTGCGTCTGGTCAGGCGGGGTATGCTATTTCTTACGGCCTGGGACAGGGTGCGACAATGATTGCCGTGATCTGGGGAGTATTCATCTGGAGAGAATTTGCCAGCGCGCCAGCCGGCACCAATAAACTGCTGCTGACCATGTTTATTTCATACATTGTGGGCATTGTTCTTATTATCGCCGCTAATCAGTAA